The proteins below are encoded in one region of Paenibacillus albus:
- the cysS gene encoding cysteine--tRNA ligase produces the protein MSLRIYNTLSREKEDFTPLEPGKVKMYVCGPTVYDYIHIGNARPAIFFDVVRRYLESIGYEVTYVVNFTDVDDKLIRKAEQLGTTVPEVAERFIKAFKENIEGLRINKASLNPRVTDHIEEIIAFIAELVDRGHAYESGGDVYYRTSTFADYGKLSHQNLEELQLGIRIGVDERKESGQDFVLWKAAKPGEIKWDSPWGAGRPGWHIECSAMARKYLGDTLDIHGGGHDLQFPHHECEIAQSEAVTGKPLANYWMHNGFININNEKMSKSLSNGITVQEILTRIKPAVIRYFMLSAHYRSPLNFSDETIAQAENSVERIVNSVTNLKHRLSVAVSEADESVPALEARIGEIKAQFNAKMDDDFNTPDGITALFDLVSEANLYLQRPVVSEAAINLLLEAFEAFNRVLGLLDIEEELLDADIDALIVARTEARTNKDWKRADEIRDQLSALGIVIEDTPQGIRWRRK, from the coding sequence ATGAGCCTGCGAATTTATAATACCCTGTCACGGGAAAAAGAAGACTTTACCCCGCTTGAGCCGGGAAAGGTCAAAATGTATGTGTGCGGACCGACCGTATACGACTATATTCATATCGGCAATGCGCGTCCTGCGATTTTCTTCGATGTGGTGCGCCGTTATTTGGAGTCGATCGGCTACGAAGTGACGTATGTCGTGAATTTCACGGATGTGGATGATAAGCTGATCCGCAAGGCAGAGCAGCTCGGTACCACGGTGCCGGAGGTAGCGGAACGATTCATTAAGGCGTTCAAGGAAAACATTGAAGGTCTTCGCATTAATAAAGCTTCTTTGAATCCGCGCGTTACGGATCACATTGAGGAGATCATCGCGTTCATTGCTGAGCTTGTGGATCGCGGTCACGCGTACGAGAGCGGTGGAGACGTTTACTATCGCACGAGCACTTTTGCTGATTACGGCAAGCTGTCGCATCAGAACTTGGAGGAGCTGCAGCTCGGTATCCGCATCGGTGTGGATGAACGCAAAGAAAGCGGTCAAGACTTTGTACTATGGAAGGCTGCGAAGCCAGGCGAGATCAAGTGGGATAGTCCGTGGGGCGCAGGCCGTCCGGGCTGGCACATTGAGTGCTCGGCCATGGCGCGTAAGTATCTGGGTGATACGCTCGACATTCACGGCGGCGGCCATGACTTGCAGTTCCCGCATCACGAGTGCGAGATCGCTCAATCCGAGGCAGTGACCGGCAAACCGCTTGCCAACTACTGGATGCATAATGGGTTTATCAACATTAACAATGAGAAAATGTCCAAGTCGCTCAGCAACGGGATTACGGTGCAGGAGATTCTGACACGGATCAAGCCGGCGGTTATTCGTTATTTCATGCTGTCCGCGCACTATAGAAGTCCGTTGAACTTCAGCGATGAGACGATTGCGCAAGCGGAGAATAGCGTAGAGCGGATCGTGAACTCCGTTACGAACCTGAAGCATCGCCTATCTGTCGCCGTTAGCGAAGCGGATGAATCTGTTCCGGCATTGGAAGCGCGAATTGGCGAGATCAAAGCGCAGTTTAATGCGAAGATGGACGACGACTTCAACACGCCGGATGGCATAACGGCACTGTTCGATCTCGTTAGCGAAGCGAACCTGTACCTGCAGCGTCCAGTTGTATCTGAGGCAGCGATTAACCTGCTGCTGGAAGCATTCGAAGCATTCAACCGCGTTCTTGGCTTGCTTGATATCGAAGAGGAACTATTGGATGCGGATATTGACGCGCTTATCGTAGCGCGCACCGAAGCTCGGACGAACAAGGACTGGAAGCGGGCTGACGAGATCCGCGATCAATTGTCGGCGCTTGGTATTGTGATCGAGGATACGCCGCAGGGCATTCGTTGGCGGCGCAAATGA
- the disA gene encoding DNA integrity scanning diadenylate cyclase DisA, translated as MKETNQTDFVNQLLQMVAPGMAFREGLDNVLRAKTGALIVVGYSPEVMEVVDGGFSINCDFSPNYLYELAKMDGAIILSEDRKRILYANTQLIPNSTISSSETGIRHRTAERVAKQTGKLVVSISQRRNVITLYQGQFRYSLKEMGVILTKANQAIQTLEKYKVVLNQSFTNLSALEFEEMVTLQEVAHVIKRVEMVIRVKTEIKRYVNELGTEGRLIAMQMEELVGGVEEEAWFLLKDYVKDPHEDRIREIRASIRKLSSEELLELPQIIKLLGYSGFSAASEEMVAPRGYRLLSRIPRLPAVIMNNLVERFGYLPHILMATIEELDSVDGIGEVRARAIKEGLKRIQEQMFIDRQI; from the coding sequence ATGAAAGAGACGAACCAAACCGATTTCGTAAATCAGCTGCTCCAGATGGTCGCACCCGGCATGGCATTCCGGGAAGGGCTCGATAACGTGCTGCGGGCGAAGACAGGAGCACTGATCGTCGTCGGCTACAGCCCGGAGGTCATGGAGGTCGTTGACGGCGGATTCTCCATTAACTGCGACTTTTCCCCAAACTACTTATACGAGCTGGCCAAAATGGACGGCGCGATTATTCTTAGCGAGGACCGCAAACGTATCTTGTATGCCAACACACAGCTCATACCGAACAGCACCATTTCGTCCAGTGAGACGGGGATTCGGCACCGGACAGCGGAACGAGTCGCCAAGCAGACCGGTAAGCTCGTCGTATCGATCTCCCAGCGGCGGAACGTAATTACGCTGTACCAAGGCCAGTTCAGATATTCGCTGAAGGAAATGGGCGTTATTTTAACAAAAGCGAACCAAGCGATTCAAACGCTTGAGAAATACAAAGTGGTGCTTAACCAATCCTTCACGAACCTTTCAGCTCTAGAATTTGAAGAGATGGTCACACTCCAGGAAGTGGCGCACGTCATTAAGCGGGTTGAAATGGTCATTCGCGTGAAGACGGAAATTAAGCGGTATGTGAATGAGCTTGGTACCGAAGGCCGTCTTATCGCGATGCAGATGGAGGAGCTCGTAGGCGGCGTAGAGGAAGAGGCATGGTTCCTGCTCAAAGATTATGTGAAGGATCCGCATGAGGATCGCATTCGTGAGATCCGCGCAAGCATTCGCAAGCTTAGCTCCGAAGAGCTGCTTGAGCTGCCCCAGATCATTAAACTGCTTGGGTATAGCGGATTCAGCGCTGCATCAGAAGAGATGGTTGCTCCTCGCGGCTATCGTTTGCTAAGTCGCATTCCGCGGCTGCCGGCTGTCATCATGAACAACCTGGTTGAACGATTCGGCTATTTGCCTCATATTTTGATGGCGACGATTGAAGAGCTCGACTCTGTGGATGGCATTGGCGAAGTGAGGGCGCGTGCGATTAAGGAAGGGCTCAAACGCATTCAAGAGCAGATGTTCATTGACAGACAAATCTAA
- the cysE gene encoding serine O-acetyltransferase: MFRNFRTDIETILENDPAARNKLEVAFTYSGLHAIWAHRIAHTFYKRNWFTIARLISQTSRFFTGIEIHPGATIGSKLFIDHGMGIVIGETCEIGDNVVIYQGVTLGGTGKEKGKRHPTIGNNVVIASGAKVLGSFKVGDNVNIGANSVVLREVPPNSTVVGIPGRVVKRDGARVGDRLDHTQLPDPVIEMLRVMQKEVSELRLELEKEKRKAREEKRENEPANL, translated from the coding sequence GTGTTTCGAAATTTCAGAACAGATATAGAAACGATTCTTGAGAACGATCCAGCCGCTCGGAATAAGCTGGAGGTAGCCTTTACGTATTCAGGCCTCCACGCGATCTGGGCACACCGTATTGCGCATACCTTTTATAAGCGTAATTGGTTCACGATAGCCCGTCTCATTTCACAGACGAGCCGGTTCTTCACAGGCATTGAGATTCATCCGGGCGCGACCATCGGATCGAAGCTTTTCATCGACCACGGGATGGGCATCGTCATCGGAGAGACTTGTGAGATTGGCGACAACGTCGTTATTTATCAAGGTGTAACGCTAGGCGGTACGGGCAAGGAGAAGGGCAAGCGGCATCCAACGATTGGCAACAATGTCGTTATTGCTTCGGGGGCGAAAGTTCTAGGCTCCTTCAAGGTTGGGGACAATGTGAATATCGGTGCTAATTCAGTCGTTCTACGTGAGGTGCCGCCTAACAGCACCGTTGTCGGGATTCCGGGCCGCGTAGTGAAACGTGATGGTGCTCGTGTCGGTGATCGGCTCGATCATACACAGCTGCCAGATCCTGTTATTGAGATGCTTCGGGTGATGCAGAAGGAAGTGTCGGAGCTGCGGCTCGAGCTTGAGAAAGAGAAACGCAAAGCGCGTGAGGAGAAACGAGAAAATGAGCCTGCGAATTTATAA
- the ispF gene encoding 2-C-methyl-D-erythritol 2,4-cyclodiphosphate synthase, with the protein MIRVGQGFDVHQLVEGRPCIIGGVTIPYEKGLLGHSDADVLLHTISDAVLGALGLGDIGKHFPDTDPAFKDADSLKLLQHVWKLVKERGYKLGNVDATIIAQMPKMAPHIPQMVEIIAGALEAEDSSQVNVKATTTEWLGFTGRGEGIAAQAVVCLVKVVL; encoded by the coding sequence ATGATTCGAGTAGGACAAGGTTTTGACGTGCATCAATTGGTGGAGGGACGTCCATGCATTATCGGCGGTGTGACGATTCCATACGAGAAGGGACTGCTCGGCCATTCCGACGCGGACGTGCTGCTTCATACAATAAGCGATGCAGTGCTTGGTGCGCTCGGGCTCGGCGATATCGGCAAACATTTTCCGGACACGGATCCAGCCTTTAAAGACGCAGACAGCTTAAAGCTGCTGCAGCATGTATGGAAGCTCGTGAAGGAGCGGGGCTATAAGCTTGGCAACGTCGATGCGACGATTATTGCGCAGATGCCGAAGATGGCGCCGCATATTCCGCAAATGGTCGAGATTATTGCAGGCGCGCTGGAGGCGGAAGACAGCTCCCAAGTGAATGTGAAGGCAACGACAACCGAGTGGCTCGGCTTTACGGGACGCGGTGAAGGGATTGCCGCGCAGGCTGTTGTCTGCCTTGTAAAAGTTGTGCTATGA
- a CDS encoding PIN/TRAM domain-containing protein, with translation MMKRMIQLMGLLFGGFLGAQMYGSLNGSMSFMESTNGIMQHSGGYYMNVGIGAICGFAAATVLAGPILRWMQQGAERASAMPTGELLSGGGGLLGGLALSALIYPALSSLTGAGIFVPIAMTILLGYIGMRVGLSKQGELASMFKSLSERTNAQVRVDEESSYEEHKILDTSVIIDGRIADICKTGFIEGTLVIPEFVLEELQHIADSSDLLKRNRGRRGLDILNKIQKELDVKVLIYEGDAEEGEVDSKLVKLAKVLHGKVVTNDFNLNKVCELQGVSVLNINDLANAVKPVVLPGEEIVVQVIKDGKEHGQGVAYLDDGTMIVVEGGRDYIGTTMEVLVTSVLQTSAGRMIFAKPKLLEKAL, from the coding sequence ATGATGAAGCGAATGATTCAACTGATGGGATTATTGTTCGGCGGATTTCTAGGCGCTCAAATGTATGGCTCTTTGAACGGGAGCATGAGCTTTATGGAATCAACAAATGGTATTATGCAGCATTCAGGTGGCTACTACATGAATGTCGGTATTGGCGCAATTTGCGGCTTTGCGGCAGCAACGGTCTTGGCAGGTCCAATCTTGAGATGGATGCAGCAAGGGGCGGAGCGGGCTTCGGCGATGCCGACTGGCGAGCTGTTGTCCGGCGGTGGCGGTCTGCTTGGAGGTCTGGCGTTATCGGCCCTTATTTATCCGGCACTGTCTAGCTTGACCGGCGCGGGCATCTTTGTTCCGATCGCAATGACCATTCTTCTTGGCTATATCGGAATGCGAGTAGGACTTAGCAAGCAAGGCGAACTGGCATCCATGTTCAAATCGTTGTCCGAGCGCACGAATGCCCAGGTACGGGTGGACGAGGAGAGCAGCTACGAGGAGCACAAAATTCTCGATACGAGCGTCATTATCGATGGCCGAATCGCGGATATTTGCAAGACTGGATTCATTGAAGGCACGCTGGTCATTCCGGAGTTCGTGCTCGAGGAGCTGCAGCATATTGCCGATTCTTCGGACTTGCTCAAGCGCAACCGGGGCCGCAGAGGACTTGATATCCTTAACAAAATCCAGAAAGAGCTCGATGTGAAGGTTCTTATCTATGAAGGTGATGCGGAAGAGGGCGAAGTCGACAGCAAGCTGGTGAAGCTGGCGAAGGTGCTGCACGGCAAAGTGGTGACGAACGACTTCAACTTGAACAAGGTGTGCGAGCTGCAAGGCGTGTCGGTCCTTAATATTAATGATCTTGCGAATGCAGTGAAGCCAGTTGTTCTCCCAGGCGAAGAGATCGTTGTTCAAGTAATCAAAGACGGCAAGGAGCATGGACAAGGTGTCGCCTATCTGGATGATGGCACGATGATCGTCGTAGAAGGCGGGCGGGACTACATCGGAACGACGATGGAGGTACTCGTTACAAGTGTGCTGCAAACGTCTGCGGGCCGGATGATTTTCGCGAAGCCGAAGCTGTTGGAAAAAGCGCTCTAA
- the gltX gene encoding glutamate--tRNA ligase: MSQPIRVRYAPSPTGHLHIGNARTALFNYLFARNLGGKFIIRIEDTDVKRNVAGGEESQLTYLKWLGIDWDESVDIGGGYGPYRQTERLDIYKEYWQELLDKGLAYKCYCTEEELEQEREEQTARGEMPRYSGKHRSLTDEQRTAFEAEGRIPSIRFRVPEGKTYTFNDLVKGQISFESDGIGDFVIVKKDGIPTYNFAVALDDHLMAISHVLRGEDHISNTPRQLMIYEAFGWEPPVFGHMTLIVNESRKKLSKRDESIIQFIEQYDKLGYLPEAMFNFITLLGWSPEGEQEIFTREELVEVFNASRLSKSPAVFDTNKLAWMNNEYIKKTELPRIVDLCVPHLQGAGRLSSELSAEDRAWVSDLVALYQDKLRFAADIVPLTELFFSAETVDEEEAVTVLAEEQVPVVLQAFLEQVKALEAFQVDGIKAAIKAVQTSTGFKGKQLFMPIRAALTGQTHGPDLNQSIALLGKSKVEQRLQGRLA; encoded by the coding sequence ATGTCACAACCAATCAGAGTGCGGTATGCACCGTCACCGACGGGACATTTACATATCGGCAATGCCAGAACGGCCTTATTTAATTATTTGTTTGCACGCAATTTAGGCGGTAAGTTCATCATTCGAATTGAAGATACTGATGTGAAGCGCAACGTGGCGGGCGGAGAAGAGAGCCAGCTGACCTACCTCAAGTGGCTTGGCATCGACTGGGATGAGAGTGTTGATATCGGCGGGGGCTACGGTCCGTACCGCCAGACGGAACGGCTTGATATCTATAAAGAATATTGGCAGGAGCTGCTCGATAAAGGGCTGGCTTATAAGTGCTATTGTACGGAAGAAGAGCTGGAGCAGGAGCGGGAAGAGCAGACAGCGCGCGGCGAGATGCCTCGCTATTCCGGTAAGCACCGCAGCCTGACGGATGAGCAGCGTACTGCGTTCGAAGCTGAAGGCCGTATTCCAAGCATCCGTTTCCGCGTGCCGGAAGGCAAGACCTATACGTTCAATGACCTCGTGAAAGGTCAAATCAGCTTTGAATCGGATGGTATCGGCGACTTCGTTATTGTGAAGAAGGATGGCATACCTACCTATAACTTTGCAGTAGCGCTCGATGATCATCTCATGGCGATTAGCCACGTGCTTCGCGGGGAAGATCATATCTCCAACACGCCGCGCCAGCTCATGATCTATGAAGCATTCGGCTGGGAGCCGCCGGTCTTCGGCCACATGACGTTGATCGTGAACGAGTCCCGCAAGAAGCTCAGCAAGCGTGATGAGTCGATTATCCAGTTCATTGAACAATATGATAAGCTTGGCTACCTGCCGGAAGCCATGTTTAACTTCATTACCCTTCTTGGCTGGTCGCCTGAGGGTGAACAGGAGATCTTCACGCGTGAGGAACTGGTTGAGGTGTTCAACGCAAGTCGTCTGAGCAAGAGCCCAGCCGTGTTCGACACGAACAAATTGGCTTGGATGAACAATGAGTACATCAAGAAGACCGAACTGCCGCGCATCGTTGATCTGTGTGTGCCGCATCTGCAAGGAGCGGGCCGCTTGTCTTCTGAGTTGAGTGCGGAAGACCGTGCCTGGGTTAGTGACCTCGTTGCCCTTTATCAAGACAAGCTTCGCTTCGCAGCGGATATCGTGCCGTTAACTGAGCTGTTCTTCAGCGCTGAAACTGTCGATGAGGAAGAAGCGGTGACGGTTCTCGCCGAGGAGCAAGTGCCAGTTGTATTGCAGGCGTTCCTTGAGCAAGTCAAGGCGCTCGAAGCATTCCAGGTAGATGGCATTAAAGCTGCGATCAAAGCGGTTCAGACATCGACCGGCTTCAAAGGCAAACAGCTGTTCATGCCGATTCGCGCTGCTCTTACTGGCCAGACGCATGGTCCGGATTTGAATCAGTCGATCGCTTTGCTTGGCAAATCGAAGGTCGAGCAGCGTTTGCAAGGTCGTTTAGCTTAA
- the ispD gene encoding 2-C-methyl-D-erythritol 4-phosphate cytidylyltransferase, whose amino-acid sequence MEAAGAKWGVVVVAAGRGTRMGTSTSKQYLLLQDKPILVHTLERFQAMDDITEVVLVVGKEDTERCEQFVSEYGLHKVKAVLAGGSERQHSVTIGIQALGSHIEWAMVHDGVRPLVTAEAVHRCMVKAEETEAAVLAVPVKDTIKQVNEIGVITATPDRQSLWAIQTPQAFRRSLLQRALAQAAHDQFLGTDDAMAVERLGVQVSVAEGDYTNIKITTPEDLPYAEFLLASRGGRGDK is encoded by the coding sequence ATGGAAGCAGCTGGTGCAAAATGGGGTGTCGTCGTTGTGGCGGCAGGCCGCGGTACGAGAATGGGAACGTCTACGAGCAAGCAATATTTGCTCTTGCAGGACAAGCCGATCCTTGTACATACCCTTGAACGATTCCAAGCGATGGACGATATTACAGAAGTAGTGCTCGTTGTGGGTAAGGAAGATACAGAGCGCTGTGAGCAGTTCGTCTCGGAGTATGGTCTGCATAAAGTGAAAGCGGTGCTTGCCGGAGGCAGCGAGCGTCAGCATTCCGTAACGATTGGCATACAGGCGCTTGGAAGCCATATCGAATGGGCGATGGTGCATGATGGTGTTCGCCCGCTTGTAACGGCTGAAGCAGTACACAGATGTATGGTCAAGGCGGAAGAGACGGAAGCGGCTGTTCTGGCTGTACCCGTTAAAGATACGATTAAACAAGTGAATGAGATCGGCGTTATTACTGCGACGCCGGACCGGCAAAGCTTGTGGGCGATCCAAACGCCGCAAGCTTTTCGTCGTTCCTTGCTGCAGCGTGCGCTTGCGCAGGCGGCACATGATCAGTTTCTTGGCACGGACGACGCTATGGCGGTTGAACGACTTGGCGTTCAAGTATCCGTAGCTGAAGGGGACTATACGAACATTAAGATTACAACACCCGAAGACTTGCCATATGCGGAGTTTCTGCTTGCAAGCCGGGGCGGGAGAGGGGATAAATAG
- the rlmB gene encoding 23S rRNA (guanosine(2251)-2'-O)-methyltransferase RlmB, producing MSTQEELQESQEWIAGKHPVMEALRSGRDINKIWIAEQAQKNAQPIMMEAKKAGIIVQVVDKRKLDQMVEGVPHQGVVAQAAAHRYYEIDELLERAKESGEQPFFLLLDEIEDPHNLGSILRTAECTGVHGVIIPKRRSASLTATVSKTSAGAVEYIPVARITNMAQTIDKLKEAGIWVAGADVGAKQDVYSSSTKFDMPLAIVIGNEAKGIGRLIRDKCDFLIKLPMNGQLNSLNASVAAGVLMYEVLRQRLNR from the coding sequence ATGAGTACACAAGAAGAATTACAGGAATCACAAGAGTGGATTGCAGGGAAACATCCGGTTATGGAGGCGCTGCGCTCCGGCCGCGACATCAACAAGATCTGGATTGCGGAGCAAGCTCAGAAGAACGCTCAGCCGATTATGATGGAAGCTAAGAAAGCGGGAATTATCGTCCAGGTGGTCGATAAGCGGAAGCTCGACCAGATGGTCGAAGGCGTCCCGCATCAAGGTGTTGTCGCTCAAGCGGCGGCACATCGTTATTACGAGATAGACGAGCTGCTGGAGCGGGCAAAGGAAAGCGGGGAACAGCCGTTCTTCCTGCTGCTGGATGAGATTGAAGATCCGCACAACCTCGGTTCTATTTTGCGGACGGCAGAATGTACGGGGGTACATGGCGTTATTATTCCAAAGCGCCGCTCGGCGTCCCTAACGGCAACGGTATCGAAGACCTCCGCAGGTGCGGTTGAATACATTCCGGTCGCGAGAATTACGAATATGGCGCAAACCATTGATAAACTGAAAGAAGCGGGTATCTGGGTGGCAGGTGCGGATGTTGGCGCGAAGCAGGACGTTTACTCCTCATCGACCAAGTTCGATATGCCGCTTGCAATCGTCATCGGCAACGAGGCGAAAGGCATTGGCCGATTAATTCGCGATAAGTGCGATTTTCTAATCAAGCTGCCGATGAACGGACAACTCAATTCGCTCAATGCTTCCGTTGCTGCGGGAGTGCTCATGTACGAAGTGTTGCGTCAGCGCCTTAATAGGTAG
- the pssA gene encoding CDP-diacylglycerol--serine O-phosphatidyltransferase has protein sequence MITKSIPSLFTVANLFLGIVAIILIFPENAKPEVAAMMVIIAMLMDGVDGRVARALNAQSEFGKELDSLSDVISFGVAPAFIMYSVAFQELNPAPAWIITALFPICGALRLARFNVVSGMPGYFIGLPIPAAGGVLATLALFHKDISVSVLMISTLVLSFLMVSTVRYPNFKKVGIPKNAIWVVPIVVAVAVVLGILFPHHLSKIIFIPLVIYALYGLKKNVDRRLPSRKRKRMLENQRQEEAVHSEHSA, from the coding sequence ATGATCACGAAATCAATACCGAGTCTTTTTACCGTGGCGAACTTATTTCTAGGCATCGTCGCCATCATTCTTATATTTCCTGAAAATGCGAAGCCTGAAGTAGCAGCGATGATGGTCATTATCGCGATGTTAATGGATGGCGTGGATGGTCGGGTCGCGCGTGCGCTTAATGCCCAAAGTGAATTCGGCAAAGAGCTCGATTCCTTGTCCGATGTCATTTCCTTCGGGGTTGCGCCGGCTTTTATCATGTACAGCGTTGCTTTCCAAGAACTTAATCCAGCTCCGGCTTGGATTATTACAGCCTTGTTCCCGATCTGCGGAGCATTGCGGCTCGCAAGGTTTAATGTCGTCTCTGGGATGCCAGGTTACTTCATCGGCTTGCCGATTCCGGCAGCAGGCGGTGTGCTTGCAACACTTGCTCTGTTCCACAAGGATATATCCGTTTCGGTGCTCATGATTAGCACGCTCGTTCTCTCGTTCTTAATGGTGAGCACGGTCCGTTATCCGAACTTCAAGAAGGTTGGCATTCCGAAGAATGCGATCTGGGTTGTACCGATCGTCGTAGCAGTCGCTGTTGTACTCGGTATTCTGTTCCCGCACCATCTATCGAAAATAATCTTTATCCCGTTGGTGATCTATGCACTGTACGGCTTAAAAAAAAACGTTGATCGGCGTCTCCCAAGCCGGAAACGGAAGAGAATGCTGGAAAATCAGCGTCAAGAAGAAGCTGTCCATAGCGAACATAGCGCATAA
- a CDS encoding Mini-ribonuclease 3 — MDDITADSLLFHVPTKPINLLNPIVLAYIGDAVFEVLVRQYLISLPNHKPNHLHRQATQFVSAKAQCMLLEKWQPHLTEAEADIVRRGRNAKSGTAPKNADPAHYQQATALECLVGYLYYGKQITRIRELMGIAFGKTPEEREDTNNQTD, encoded by the coding sequence ATGGACGATATAACAGCAGACAGCCTGTTGTTTCATGTGCCAACGAAACCAATCAATCTCTTGAATCCGATTGTTCTCGCTTATATCGGTGACGCTGTATTTGAAGTGCTCGTCCGGCAATATTTGATTTCGTTGCCCAATCATAAGCCGAATCATCTTCACCGGCAGGCAACGCAGTTCGTCTCGGCTAAGGCGCAGTGCATGCTGCTGGAGAAGTGGCAGCCTCACTTAACGGAAGCTGAGGCGGATATTGTGCGCAGGGGACGCAATGCCAAGTCGGGTACGGCGCCGAAGAACGCCGACCCGGCGCATTATCAGCAAGCGACGGCGCTGGAGTGCTTGGTCGGTTATCTCTATTATGGGAAGCAAATTACTCGAATCCGCGAGCTTATGGGGATTGCGTTCGGTAAAACCCCTGAAGAACGTGAAGATACAAACAATCAGACAGACTAA
- a CDS encoding DUF1573 domain-containing protein, which yields MNAPTLEQFQQQVSELLLRHRSLLDVMSKYGQSGTSVNRAVAKAVTECGCIELNARKQQFADDFNLEQAKTKLHHHISGDLCEHCKEAIQNELGRNMFYMSAMCNLLDIQLADVIDRESDKCSTLGLFNLT from the coding sequence ATGAACGCACCAACATTGGAGCAGTTCCAGCAGCAGGTTTCGGAGCTGCTGCTGCGGCATCGCAGCTTGCTAGACGTCATGTCAAAGTACGGTCAATCCGGCACTTCCGTGAATCGCGCGGTAGCAAAGGCCGTTACAGAATGCGGATGTATTGAATTAAACGCGCGGAAGCAGCAATTTGCAGACGACTTTAATCTCGAGCAGGCCAAGACCAAACTTCACCATCACATTTCAGGCGATCTGTGTGAGCATTGTAAGGAAGCCATTCAGAACGAGCTTGGACGCAATATGTTCTATATGTCCGCCATGTGCAATCTACTCGACATTCAGCTTGCCGATGTCATTGACAGGGAATCTGACAAGTGCAGCACGCTAGGGCTATTTAATTTAACGTAA
- a CDS encoding NYN domain-containing protein: MKRRDDVLLVDGYNMIGAWPELAALRDKDFEDARDRLLEMLADYQGFTGMTVIVVFDAHQVPGIGKTFKQRRLTVVFTKEKETADACIERLASDMAQRSRDIHVATSDMIEQHVIFGKGALRKSARELLTEIKQSRKAIQHKVEQKTSVRNELDSNLKMDVRMKLEKMRRGEL, encoded by the coding sequence GTGAAGCGGCGGGACGATGTGCTGCTTGTTGACGGGTACAATATGATCGGCGCTTGGCCGGAGCTTGCCGCATTGCGGGACAAGGACTTCGAGGATGCGCGCGACAGGCTGCTGGAGATGCTCGCCGATTACCAAGGGTTTACGGGCATGACAGTCATCGTTGTGTTCGACGCGCATCAAGTTCCGGGCATCGGCAAAACCTTCAAGCAGCGCAGGCTGACGGTCGTCTTTACGAAGGAGAAGGAAACAGCCGATGCTTGCATTGAGCGGCTTGCATCGGATATGGCGCAACGAAGCCGCGATATCCATGTTGCCACGTCTGATATGATCGAGCAGCATGTCATATTCGGCAAGGGCGCTCTTCGTAAATCCGCAAGGGAGCTGCTGACGGAGATCAAGCAGAGCCGTAAAGCGATTCAGCATAAAGTAGAGCAGAAAACCAGTGTGCGGAATGAACTGGACAGCAATTTAAAGATGGATGTTCGGATGAAACTTGAAAAGATGCGCAGAGGCGAATTGTAG